Sequence from the Pontibacter pudoricolor genome:
ATAGTATAGTTCTGCTCTTTCAGGTAATTCCATTCGGCATGCTCGGCCGGGATAGCAGGTGTCAGAATAACCAGCGTATTTTCCTTATCCTGAAGAATTTCCTGTGGCAGGTTAGTTATGTCATCTTCGTAATGAACTATAATTCCTTCCTGCTCCAGCGCTTCGGTAAGTGGGGTTCTGGTTTTATCATAGCCCCAAACCGGGAAACCTTTGGCATGGAACCACCGGGCAATAGCGCTCATACCAATGCCGCCAATGCCTAAGAAGTAAATATACCTGTAGTCTTCCAGTCTCACTTTATCAGTTTTACAAGTTCGTTCACAATTTCGGCCGCCGCATTAGGGCGTGCCATTTTCTTTATATTTTCAGAAAGCCGCTTCTGCTCCTGCTCGTTCTGTGCCAGTTGCAAGGCAGCCGGAATCAGTTTCTGCGAGGCTTCTACATCTTTTACAAGTATTGCTGCATGCTGATTTACCAAAGCCATTGCATTTTTCGTCTGGTGATCTTCCGCCACGTTCGGGGATGGCACCAGTATACAAGGCTTTGCAGCCAGGCATAATTCAGAGATCGACAGTGCCCCAGCTCTTGAAACAACTATATCCGAAGCGGCATAAGCCAGGTCCATACGCTTTATGAAGTCAAATATACGGATGCCTTTTTCAGTATAGTTTGCTTCCAGCTCTTTGGCTTCGGTATAAAATCCTTTGCCAGTTTGCCATATCAACTGATAACCGGCCTCCGTAATTTGCGCCAATCCACTAGCAATACTTTGATTTATAGTTCTGGCACCAAGACTACCGCCTATTACCAATATTGTTTTCTTTTCTGATGTAAGGCCGAAATGCAAAAGTGCTTCTCTCCTTTTCTCTGTTATGTCCAGTATATCCTGGCGCACTGGGTTACCGGTCAGTACAAGCTTCTCTGCCGGAAAGAA
This genomic interval carries:
- the murG gene encoding undecaprenyldiphospho-muramoylpentapeptide beta-N-acetylglucosaminyltransferase, whose product is MPNTHRPYRIIISGGGTGGHIYPAVAIANQIKAISPESEILFVGAKGRMEMTRVPEAGYKIVGLWISGLQRRLTIDNLSFPLKVLSSVRAAHKIIKDFKPDAVVGVGGYASGPLLYAATAKGIPSLIQEQNSYAGITNKLLAKRAGKVCVAYANMEKFFPAEKLVLTGNPVRQDILDITEKRREALLHFGLTSEKKTILVIGGSLGARTINQSIASGLAQITEAGYQLIWQTGKGFYTEAKELEANYTEKGIRIFDFIKRMDLAYAASDIVVSRAGALSISELCLAAKPCILVPSPNVAEDHQTKNAMALVNQHAAILVKDVEASQKLIPAALQLAQNEQEQKRLSENIKKMARPNAAAEIVNELVKLIK